Proteins encoded by one window of Winogradskyella sp. PG-2:
- a CDS encoding MFS transporter has protein sequence MKLTKPRLSFWQIFNMNVGFLGIQYSFGLQQTAINPIFLYLGAPEDMLPILNIAGPVTGLIVQPIIGAMSDKTWSNRWGRRKPYFLIGALLGSLCLFAFPHSPILWFAVGLLWILDVGNNMAMEPYRAFVGDKLPEKQLSLGYQMQSLFVGAGILLANGSIILFQKYLGGDSVEVAGKIPQWLYYSFYIGSILSITTILWSVLKTPEIPPSEEELKDINHIKSLPFSKRLSQPFQEIAHAIKHMPKFMWKIGAVYLFQWYALFIYWQFITPLFRQTLGFSISEAGAQAAKMSTTYNIVTMVIALALVPLTLRYGGKKIYAYSLIGTALALFTIPYISDPTMVLAPMILFGIGWAAMMGIPYTMVSKVVSQERRGVYMGILNMMIVIPMFIQTLTFGPIYKYLLGNNAINAMLFAGAFFVMAGVLAMRLNVPKPTEDSEFEVSQE, from the coding sequence ATGAAACTAACTAAACCAAGATTATCGTTTTGGCAAATCTTCAACATGAATGTTGGATTCTTAGGAATTCAATACAGTTTCGGTTTGCAACAAACAGCTATCAACCCAATCTTTTTATATCTAGGTGCACCAGAAGATATGCTACCTATTTTAAATATTGCAGGTCCAGTAACAGGATTAATTGTACAACCTATAATAGGAGCGATGTCAGATAAAACCTGGTCTAATCGTTGGGGAAGAAGAAAACCCTATTTTTTAATTGGAGCATTATTAGGTAGTCTATGTCTATTTGCATTTCCGCATAGTCCAATATTATGGTTTGCGGTGGGTTTATTATGGATTTTAGATGTTGGTAACAATATGGCTATGGAACCTTACAGAGCATTTGTTGGTGATAAATTACCAGAAAAGCAATTAAGCTTAGGTTATCAAATGCAAAGTCTTTTTGTTGGAGCTGGAATACTTTTAGCTAATGGTTCAATTATTTTGTTTCAAAAATATCTTGGGGGTGATTCTGTCGAAGTCGCTGGTAAAATCCCTCAGTGGTTGTATTATTCATTTTATATCGGTAGTATTCTTTCAATTACAACGATATTATGGTCTGTTTTAAAAACACCAGAAATTCCACCTTCAGAAGAAGAATTAAAAGATATTAATCACATCAAAAGTCTTCCGTTTAGTAAGCGCTTATCACAGCCCTTTCAAGAAATCGCGCACGCTATAAAGCATATGCCAAAATTTATGTGGAAAATTGGAGCCGTATATCTTTTTCAATGGTATGCACTATTTATTTATTGGCAATTCATCACACCATTGTTTAGACAGACCTTAGGTTTTTCAATTTCTGAAGCAGGTGCACAAGCTGCTAAAATGAGTACTACATACAATATTGTTACGATGGTTATAGCATTGGCATTGGTGCCTCTAACATTACGTTATGGTGGTAAAAAAATATACGCTTACAGTTTAATAGGCACAGCCTTAGCATTATTCACGATTCCTTATATTTCTGACCCAACAATGGTATTAGCTCCAATGATACTTTTTGGTATTGGTTGGGCAGCTATGATGGGTATTCCATACACCATGGTTTCAAAAGTTGTTTCTCAAGAACGGCGTGGTGTTTATATGGGTATTTTAAATATGATGATTGTTATACCAATGTTTATACAAACTTTAACATTCGGTCCAATTTACAAGTATTTATTAGGGAATAATGCAATAAATGCCATGCTATTTGCAGGTGCATTTTTTGTTATGGCAGGTGTATTAGCAATGCGTTTAAATGTGCCAAAGCCCACTGAAGATTCTGAATTTGAAGTGTCACAAGAGTAA
- a CDS encoding transcriptional regulator, whose translation MTKKIIWTALISVIIALVIYLFIYPADYKVTFEAKALPGTINQTLKVWNTEVDGEIQSQRGINNMEQRIAFGDSIHIYNWSFKALNDSTSSVTVHIKDENNSLQNRLRKPFFDIPIQKQSAKTVTNFYEYLNDHLDNFKVTYEGESDLKSTFCAYVPLKGKQSDKANGMMQNYTLLTSVMANNNVELNGPPFVEITHWDIEKDSINYNFCFPIIRSEKLPTHTIIKYKRIFAKKALKATYNGNYITSDRAWYTLMRKAKDLNKDIQLTPVEYFYNNPNFGGNEINWKAEIFMPIE comes from the coding sequence ATGACTAAAAAAATAATATGGACAGCCTTAATAAGTGTAATTATTGCATTAGTGATTTACTTATTCATTTATCCTGCTGATTATAAAGTAACCTTTGAAGCTAAAGCACTTCCAGGTACTATAAATCAAACACTAAAAGTTTGGAATACTGAAGTTGATGGAGAGATACAATCTCAAAGAGGCATAAATAATATGGAGCAACGTATTGCATTTGGGGATTCAATTCATATATATAATTGGTCTTTTAAAGCTTTAAATGATTCAACATCGTCAGTTACAGTTCATATAAAAGATGAGAATAATAGTCTTCAAAATAGATTGCGAAAACCGTTTTTTGATATTCCAATACAAAAGCAATCAGCGAAAACAGTAACAAACTTTTATGAGTACTTAAATGACCATTTAGATAATTTCAAGGTTACTTATGAAGGCGAATCAGATTTAAAATCTACGTTTTGTGCTTATGTGCCTCTTAAAGGGAAGCAATCTGATAAAGCAAATGGTATGATGCAGAATTACACGTTATTAACTAGTGTTATGGCTAATAATAATGTCGAGCTTAATGGTCCACCTTTTGTTGAAATAACTCATTGGGATATTGAAAAAGACAGTATAAACTATAATTTTTGTTTTCCAATAATTAGATCTGAGAAATTGCCAACACACACTATAATAAAATACAAACGCATATTTGCAAAAAAGGCATTAAAGGCAACCTACAACGGAAATTATATCACATCGGATAGAGCCTGGTATACCTTAATGAGAAAAGCAAAAGACTTAAATAAAGACATCCAATTAACTCCCGTTGAGTATTTTTACAATAATCCAAACTTTGGCGGTAATGAGATAAATTGGAAAGCAGAAATATTTATGCCAATAGAATAG
- a CDS encoding VCBS repeat-containing protein yields MLKFKRYNLIHIVFIFALMSSCDSEKKTIVSEIKETTLFTLLPSDETGIKFTNKIENQKNFNIFKYRNFYNGGGVAIGDINNDGLPDIYMTANMGENKLFLNKGDLKFEDITESAGVNGNKPWSTGVVMVDINADGLLDLYVSNAGNMEGNNHDNDLYINNGDLTFTEKANEFNLAKTGFSTHATFFDYDKDGDLDAYILNNSNIPVSSLGYAEQRDVRAQDWENVPHIFRGVGDMLLRNDGDTFTDVSEDAGIYGSLIGFGLGVMVTDINHDLYPDLYVSNDFYERDYLYINNQDGTFREAIKEYTPHLCLSAMGVDISDINNDGLQDIFITDMLPEKEERVKAVMEFEGYNIFELKQQKDFHQQYIQNTLQLNNGNGSFSEIAYYSGVEATDWSWAGLIFDMDNDGFKDIYVTNGINHDLTDLDFVDFFANEIVQKLALTGKKTAIDSIIEKMPIKPLPNYAFKNNKDLTFKNASKDWGMEQPGMSNGVAYGDLDNDGDLDVVVNNVNMEAFVYQNNTEFITENNFVKLRLAGADKNPFAVGAKIKLYFENNEIYQELTPSRGFQSSMEYPLTIGLGETATIDSIRVIWPNNTTQLLKNIESNSTLKLSQLEANEKYVPQNEESQKPFLQSLENKGLIAHKENNFNDFDYEGLIANKLSQEGPAMAIGDINNDGNDDVFVGGAKGQSGIVYYHKGHGILSNKYQDVFAKDASFEDTAASFFDVDNDNDLDLIVGTGGNELTEKNKKGLRLYINDGKGNFSKSEKELPQSFTNISVIAPNDFDNDGDIDVFIGSRSVTGIYGINPKHLFLENQGEGNFADATEKIAYHIKDAGMITDAIWSDINGDGKTDLITTSDWGTVNTFYNNGKQLGIADTSLDNLNGWWNTIYAEDLDKDGDIDLVLGNNGTNIHYKPKDNSPLKMWINDFDNNGTIEQIITQHRDGKDYPLHQKKEITAQLVSLKKQNLKASDYAVRAIDELFSKDLLDNAIVKQVDIAETVIAINNGEGNFDIKPLPNRVQFSCVCDITCSDVNNDGNLDIIMAGNNYEYKPQFSRIDASYGHVLLGDGDLNFEWQDYKTSGFFVKGEVKQILPLKDKDGKSYFITGINNSQPKLFLKNE; encoded by the coding sequence ATGCTCAAATTCAAGAGATATAATCTTATCCATATAGTTTTTATTTTCGCTTTAATGAGTTCTTGTGACTCTGAGAAAAAGACTATAGTTTCAGAGATAAAAGAGACTACATTATTTACCTTGTTGCCCTCAGATGAAACAGGTATAAAATTCACTAATAAAATTGAAAATCAAAAGAACTTCAATATTTTCAAATACCGAAACTTTTACAATGGAGGTGGTGTCGCTATAGGAGATATAAATAACGATGGACTCCCAGATATTTACATGACCGCCAATATGGGTGAAAACAAACTTTTCCTTAATAAAGGAGATTTAAAGTTTGAAGATATTACGGAATCAGCAGGTGTAAACGGTAATAAACCATGGTCTACAGGAGTGGTTATGGTAGATATTAATGCGGATGGATTATTAGATCTTTATGTAAGTAATGCAGGTAATATGGAAGGTAATAATCATGATAATGACCTGTACATAAACAATGGTGATTTAACATTTACAGAAAAAGCAAATGAGTTTAATCTTGCTAAAACAGGCTTTTCTACACATGCTACCTTTTTTGATTATGATAAAGATGGTGATTTAGATGCTTACATTTTAAATAATAGTAATATACCAGTAAGTAGTTTAGGCTATGCAGAACAAAGAGATGTTAGAGCTCAAGATTGGGAAAATGTACCTCACATATTTAGAGGAGTGGGTGATATGTTATTGAGAAATGATGGTGATACTTTTACAGACGTAAGTGAAGATGCTGGTATCTACGGAAGTCTTATCGGTTTTGGGTTAGGTGTTATGGTCACGGATATTAATCACGATTTATATCCAGATTTGTATGTGTCTAACGACTTTTATGAGCGCGATTATTTATATATCAATAACCAAGATGGCACTTTTAGAGAAGCAATAAAAGAGTACACACCACATCTTTGTTTATCTGCTATGGGTGTAGATATTTCAGATATAAATAATGATGGACTTCAAGATATTTTTATAACAGATATGTTACCTGAAAAAGAAGAGCGGGTAAAGGCGGTTATGGAGTTTGAAGGTTATAACATATTTGAGTTAAAGCAGCAAAAAGATTTTCATCAACAGTATATTCAAAATACATTACAATTAAATAATGGTAATGGGTCTTTTTCTGAAATTGCATACTACAGTGGTGTAGAAGCTACAGATTGGAGTTGGGCAGGTTTAATTTTTGATATGGATAATGACGGTTTTAAAGATATTTATGTGACCAATGGCATTAATCATGATCTTACAGATTTAGATTTTGTTGACTTTTTTGCTAATGAAATTGTTCAAAAATTGGCGCTTACAGGTAAAAAAACAGCTATCGATTCTATTATAGAGAAAATGCCAATTAAACCTTTGCCAAATTATGCTTTTAAAAACAATAAAGACCTCACCTTTAAAAATGCTTCGAAAGATTGGGGAATGGAACAACCAGGAATGTCAAATGGTGTGGCTTATGGAGATTTAGATAATGATGGTGATCTAGATGTTGTAGTTAATAATGTGAATATGGAGGCTTTTGTATATCAAAATAATACAGAATTTATTACTGAAAACAATTTTGTAAAACTCAGATTAGCTGGCGCAGATAAAAACCCTTTTGCAGTTGGAGCAAAAATTAAATTATATTTTGAAAATAATGAAATATATCAAGAGTTAACACCATCTAGAGGATTTCAATCGTCAATGGAATATCCCTTAACTATTGGTTTAGGTGAGACTGCAACCATAGATTCTATAAGAGTTATTTGGCCAAACAATACCACACAATTATTAAAAAATATTGAATCTAATTCCACTTTAAAGTTAAGTCAATTAGAGGCTAATGAAAAATACGTTCCCCAAAATGAAGAGTCACAAAAACCATTCTTACAGAGTCTTGAAAACAAAGGATTAATTGCACATAAAGAAAATAATTTCAACGATTTTGATTATGAAGGTTTGATTGCCAATAAGTTATCTCAAGAAGGGCCAGCTATGGCCATTGGTGATATAAATAATGATGGTAATGATGATGTTTTTGTTGGTGGTGCGAAAGGACAGTCAGGAATAGTATACTATCATAAAGGACATGGTATTCTAAGTAATAAGTATCAAGACGTATTTGCTAAGGATGCTTCTTTTGAGGATACAGCAGCGTCGTTTTTTGATGTAGATAATGACAATGATTTAGATCTTATAGTAGGGACTGGAGGTAATGAACTTACTGAAAAAAACAAAAAAGGACTTAGGCTATACATAAATGATGGAAAAGGTAATTTCAGTAAGTCAGAGAAAGAGCTGCCACAATCTTTTACCAATATCTCAGTAATTGCACCAAATGACTTTGATAACGACGGAGATATTGATGTTTTTATTGGATCAAGAAGTGTTACAGGTATTTATGGAATTAACCCCAAACATTTGTTTTTAGAAAATCAAGGTGAAGGTAATTTTGCTGATGCTACTGAGAAAATAGCATATCACATAAAAGATGCAGGTATGATTACAGATGCCATTTGGAGTGATATAAATGGTGATGGTAAAACTGATTTAATAACAACTTCAGACTGGGGAACGGTAAATACATTTTATAACAACGGAAAACAGTTAGGTATTGCTGATACGTCTTTAGATAACTTAAATGGTTGGTGGAATACCATATACGCTGAGGACTTAGATAAAGATGGAGATATCGATTTAGTATTAGGAAACAATGGTACTAACATCCATTACAAACCAAAAGATAATTCACCACTAAAAATGTGGATTAATGATTTTGATAACAATGGTACTATTGAGCAAATTATTACGCAGCATAGAGATGGAAAAGATTATCCACTGCACCAAAAAAAGGAAATCACAGCACAATTAGTATCTCTCAAAAAGCAAAATTTAAAAGCTTCAGATTATGCAGTAAGAGCAATAGATGAATTATTTTCTAAGGATTTACTTGATAATGCTATAGTAAAGCAAGTTGATATTGCTGAAACCGTAATCGCTATAAATAACGGTGAAGGTAATTTTGATATTAAACCTTTACCAAACAGAGTTCAGTTTTCTTGTGTATGCGATATTACATGCTCGGATGTAAATAATGACGGAAATTTAGACATCATAATGGCAGGAAATAATTATGAATATAAACCTCAGTTTTCACGAATAGATGCTAGTTATGGTCACGTACTTTTAGGTGATGGCGACTTAAATTTTGAATGGCAAGATTATAAGACGAGCGGTTTCTTTGTTAAAGGAGAAGTCAAACAAATTCTGCCATTAAAAGATAAAGACGGAAAATCTTATTTCATAACTGGAATTAATAATAGTCAACCAAAATTATTTCTTAAAAATGAATAA
- a CDS encoding vanadium-dependent haloperoxidase, which translates to MKRFSIIILVFTVLWSCQNKENIIVTTEDYHASVDKVTQVMVHDIFSPPVASRVFAYPNIAAYEIMASKHSDNNSLVGQIAQLTKIPQPKDTTNLNFELAALVAHMELSKRLIFSEQMVEQFRDSLYTKWEAINSKQFEISKTYGEEVADFIGEWMDTDNYKETRTMPKFSVFSDDPSRWQPTPPAYMDGIEPHWNKIRPFTLDSAAQFKPVPPPSFSMDKESDFYKELEEVYAISNEITEKGDTSEELQIAQFWDCNPYVSITRGHLMFATKKITPGAHWIGITKIACRKSDYDMMNTINAYTKTSLGIFEAFISCWDEKYRSNLIRPETLINKHFDDSWKSILQTPPFPEYTSGHSVVSGSASTVLTAIFGDNFQFDDDTEIPYGLPVRSYQSFDKAADEAAISRLYGGIHYRAAVGIGLQQGRALGDFVVDKLEIIAKGK; encoded by the coding sequence ATGAAAAGATTTTCAATCATAATTTTAGTATTTACAGTATTATGGTCTTGTCAAAATAAGGAAAATATTATTGTAACTACAGAAGATTATCATGCTTCCGTTGATAAAGTAACACAAGTTATGGTTCATGATATATTCTCACCTCCTGTAGCAAGTAGAGTTTTTGCATATCCTAATATCGCTGCTTATGAAATTATGGCTTCAAAACATTCTGACAATAATTCTTTAGTAGGACAAATTGCCCAACTTACTAAAATACCGCAACCTAAAGATACTACGAATCTAAATTTTGAATTAGCTGCACTTGTAGCACACATGGAATTGAGTAAACGCTTAATCTTTTCTGAGCAGATGGTAGAACAATTTAGAGATAGTTTGTATACAAAATGGGAAGCTATAAATTCTAAGCAATTTGAAATATCTAAAACATATGGTGAAGAAGTAGCTGACTTTATTGGTGAGTGGATGGATACTGATAATTACAAAGAAACGAGAACCATGCCTAAGTTCTCTGTCTTTTCTGATGATCCTTCACGTTGGCAGCCAACACCACCTGCTTATATGGATGGAATAGAACCACATTGGAATAAAATACGTCCATTTACTTTAGACTCAGCAGCTCAGTTTAAACCCGTTCCACCACCAAGTTTTTCTATGGATAAGGAATCTGATTTTTATAAGGAGTTAGAAGAAGTTTATGCTATTAGTAATGAAATAACAGAAAAGGGTGATACCTCCGAAGAATTACAAATTGCACAATTTTGGGACTGTAACCCATATGTTTCAATTACCAGAGGGCATTTAATGTTTGCGACTAAAAAAATTACACCTGGTGCACATTGGATAGGAATTACAAAGATTGCTTGCAGAAAAAGCGACTATGATATGATGAATACTATAAATGCATATACTAAAACGTCTTTAGGTATTTTCGAAGCATTTATTAGTTGTTGGGACGAAAAATATAGAAGTAACCTAATAAGGCCAGAAACACTTATTAATAAACATTTTGATGATAGCTGGAAATCTATTTTGCAAACTCCACCATTTCCAGAATATACAAGTGGTCATTCGGTAGTATCTGGATCTGCTTCGACGGTTTTAACAGCTATTTTTGGAGATAATTTTCAATTTGATGATGATACAGAAATACCTTATGGTTTACCTGTAAGATCTTATCAATCTTTTGATAAAGCAGCAGATGAAGCAGCTATAAGTAGGCTTTATGGAGGTATCCATTACAGAGCTGCAGTAGGGATTGGTTTACAGCAAGGAAGAGCATTAGGAGATTTTGTGGTCGATAAATTAGAAATTATAGCTAAAGGTAAATAA
- a CDS encoding VCBS repeat-containing protein, with product MNKFCCYILLLLICTNCKDKDQLFDNLSATNQGIDFINTVTETDNLNILDYLYFYNGGGVAVGDINNDDLPDIFLSGNQVKNALYLNKGNLQFENISKKAGIEGISSWNTGAVMADINNDGFLDIYVCAVVGIKGFTGYNELFINNGDNTFTEQSKKYGLDFDTYSSNAAFLDYDNDGDLDMYLLNHAVHTQESYGHADLRQNRNQQTGDKLLRNDDGFFTDVSEEAGIFGGANSYGLGLAVSDFNKDGWPDIYIGNDFHEDDYFYLNNGDGTFKESLRDYFGHTTRFSMGNDVADINADGWPDLISLDMLPEDELALKSSEGDDNIQTQKMRVTQYGYHYQFTRNMLYLNRPDSHFEEVALQANIAATDWSWSALFADFNHDGNQDLFISNGIPKRPNDIDYIKFISSNQIQQKINNTKLVDQKALDMMPSGKAHNYIFKGSDKLKFTDMSEQWISNDTLASAATALADLDNDGDLDIIINNLNNSPSLYINTTKTETNYLKIKLKYSDKNTLGIGTKLYGYSNGKVQYRELYTVRGFQASSQPIAHFGLGNSNQLDSLKIEWPNETYQILYDVKANQTKIITPENIQKTISPTLTKDKPLFKRVEGNLGINFKHEEDNYSDFLRQKLMPYQASDKGPAVALGDINNDAKTDVFFGGSKRIKAQLFVQNDSAFVPFPDANFESLAIKEDVKAAIADFNGDGQNDIFIGTGGADFYGKSKSLLDTYVINNDSVFEIGELPEMYQNSSVVAPYDIDNDGDLDVFVGNYMITSDFGKLPESTLLINNGGSFTAKKMETGMVTDAIWDDYDNDGQKDLIVVGEWMTPKFFKNQNGQLKESNIINQKIKGLWQAIQPFDIDKDGDMDYLLGNWGLNSKFKASEDYPLKMFYADFDDNKQTETIICIEKNESYYPLVGLDDLAGQLVSLRKKFNTYKSFAGKSIEDIFDKKTLSKAGVLEVETLQSGYLRNEDGKFSFVPFNEALQTAPILVFLESDFDADGETEVLTAGNYFGVKPYHGRFDGFSGALLENDEDITLGYRLGLNLKHKSVRHLSLLNAFGKSYVLVTYNNDAAEVYEILKP from the coding sequence ATGAATAAATTTTGTTGCTACATATTGCTATTACTTATCTGCACAAATTGTAAAGACAAAGACCAGTTGTTTGATAACTTATCTGCCACAAATCAAGGTATAGATTTTATAAATACAGTCACAGAAACAGATAACCTAAACATACTTGATTACCTTTATTTTTATAATGGTGGTGGTGTAGCTGTAGGTGATATAAACAATGATGATTTACCAGATATTTTTCTTTCGGGTAATCAAGTTAAAAACGCACTATACTTAAATAAAGGTAACCTACAGTTTGAAAATATTTCGAAAAAAGCTGGAATTGAAGGCATAAGTAGTTGGAATACAGGTGCTGTAATGGCAGATATAAATAACGATGGCTTTTTAGATATTTATGTTTGCGCTGTTGTTGGCATTAAAGGGTTTACAGGGTATAACGAACTCTTTATAAACAATGGTGATAACACATTTACAGAACAATCTAAAAAATATGGGCTAGACTTTGATACTTACAGTTCTAACGCTGCTTTTTTAGATTATGACAATGATGGTGATTTGGATATGTATTTATTGAATCACGCAGTGCATACACAAGAATCATATGGACATGCCGATTTAAGACAAAATAGAAATCAGCAAACAGGAGACAAATTATTAAGAAATGATGACGGCTTTTTTACTGATGTAAGTGAGGAAGCAGGGATTTTTGGTGGAGCTAATAGCTATGGATTGGGTTTAGCAGTAAGTGATTTTAATAAAGATGGTTGGCCAGATATATATATTGGTAACGATTTTCATGAAGACGACTACTTCTATTTAAATAATGGAGATGGAACGTTTAAAGAATCACTTAGAGATTATTTTGGACATACAACACGATTTTCAATGGGTAATGACGTTGCAGATATTAATGCAGACGGATGGCCAGATTTAATATCTTTAGATATGTTACCAGAAGATGAATTGGCTTTAAAGAGCTCAGAAGGTGATGATAATATCCAGACTCAAAAGATGCGAGTTACTCAATACGGTTATCATTATCAGTTTACAAGAAATATGCTGTATTTAAATCGTCCAGATAGTCATTTTGAAGAAGTAGCGTTACAAGCGAACATAGCAGCAACGGATTGGAGCTGGAGTGCATTATTTGCAGATTTCAATCACGACGGGAATCAAGATTTGTTCATATCTAATGGCATACCAAAACGTCCAAACGATATAGATTATATAAAGTTTATATCGAGTAATCAAATTCAACAAAAGATAAATAACACTAAATTAGTTGACCAAAAAGCACTAGATATGATGCCTTCTGGTAAGGCTCATAATTATATCTTTAAAGGTTCAGATAAATTAAAATTTACCGATATGTCTGAGCAATGGATATCTAATGATACCCTTGCCTCAGCAGCTACAGCATTGGCAGATTTAGACAATGATGGCGATTTAGATATTATTATAAATAACCTTAATAATTCACCTTCTTTGTATATCAATACAACAAAAACTGAGACAAACTATCTAAAAATAAAACTTAAGTATTCTGATAAAAACACATTAGGAATAGGGACTAAATTATATGGGTATAGTAATGGGAAAGTTCAGTATAGAGAGCTATATACCGTTAGAGGTTTTCAGGCATCGTCTCAGCCCATAGCGCATTTTGGTTTAGGGAATTCGAATCAATTAGATTCTTTAAAAATAGAATGGCCAAATGAGACTTACCAAATATTATATGATGTTAAAGCGAATCAGACTAAGATAATAACTCCAGAAAACATACAAAAAACAATCAGCCCAACGCTTACTAAAGATAAGCCTTTGTTTAAAAGGGTAGAAGGTAATTTAGGTATAAATTTTAAACATGAAGAAGATAACTATTCCGATTTTCTAAGACAAAAATTAATGCCGTATCAGGCTTCAGATAAAGGACCTGCTGTAGCCTTAGGCGATATAAATAACGATGCTAAAACGGATGTATTTTTTGGAGGCTCTAAACGTATAAAAGCACAATTGTTTGTTCAGAATGACTCTGCATTTGTGCCTTTTCCTGATGCTAATTTTGAATCGTTAGCTATAAAAGAAGATGTAAAAGCTGCTATTGCCGATTTTAATGGGGATGGTCAAAATGATATATTCATAGGTACAGGAGGTGCTGATTTTTATGGTAAATCAAAATCACTTTTAGATACATATGTTATTAATAATGATAGTGTATTTGAAATTGGAGAACTTCCCGAGATGTACCAAAACTCCTCTGTTGTAGCACCTTATGATATCGATAATGATGGCGATCTTGATGTGTTTGTAGGTAATTATATGATTACTTCAGATTTTGGGAAATTACCAGAGTCTACTCTTCTAATTAATAATGGTGGAAGCTTTACAGCTAAAAAAATGGAAACAGGAATGGTTACAGATGCCATTTGGGACGATTATGATAATGATGGTCAAAAAGACCTTATTGTTGTAGGTGAGTGGATGACACCAAAATTCTTTAAAAATCAAAATGGTCAACTAAAAGAATCTAATATCATAAATCAGAAGATAAAAGGTTTGTGGCAAGCTATTCAGCCATTTGATATTGATAAAGATGGTGATATGGATTACCTCTTAGGTAATTGGGGATTAAACTCAAAATTTAAGGCTTCAGAAGATTATCCTCTTAAAATGTTTTATGCAGATTTTGATGATAACAAACAAACTGAAACTATAATATGTATAGAGAAAAATGAATCTTATTATCCTTTGGTTGGTCTAGATGATTTAGCTGGACAGTTAGTTTCATTAAGAAAAAAATTCAATACTTATAAAAGTTTTGCAGGTAAGTCCATAGAAGACATATTTGATAAAAAGACACTATCAAAAGCTGGAGTACTTGAAGTAGAAACCTTGCAATCTGGATACCTCAGAAATGAAGATGGAAAATTTTCTTTTGTACCTTTCAATGAGGCGTTACAAACAGCACCAATTTTAGTATTTTTGGAATCTGATTTTGATGCAGACGGTGAAACAGAAGTATTAACTGCTGGTAATTACTTTGGTGTAAAACCTTACCATGGAAGATTTGACGGGTTTTCTGGTGCGTTATTAGAAAATGATGAAGATATAACTCTGGGTTACAGATTAGGACTTAATTTAAAACATAAATCCGTAAGACATTTAAGCCTTTTAAATGCCTTTGGTAAAAGTTATGTATTAGTAACATATAATAATGATGCCGCTGAGGTATATGAAATTTTAAAACCATGA